The Flavobacterium sp. N2270 genome contains the following window.
GTTGTTGGACCAATTTTATCATTAACAATTGAAAATCCTAGTCCAAAATTTGAATCTCCTATAGGCGTGTTTAATGAAACATTATTGGTTACCGGTGCTCCGTCTAATCCAACCCATTGATTTCGATGTAATAAGAAAACGCTTAGTGTTTCTCTAGAACCAGCATATGCTGGATTTACATTTACCGTATTATACATATACTGAGTATATTGTGAATCTTGTTGAGAAAAGCACAACATTTGCGATATAAGTAAAGCTATAAATATGATTTTTGTTTTCATGTGCTAATATTTTAATTGATAATTTTTAATGGAATAGCATTTATTTACTAACATATAAATATCCAGCTTTATCATGCGATTTATTTTCCTCATCTACATATTTTAAAATGTAATAATATGTTCCATCTGGTACTCCTTCATTTTTGTTTAAAGTTGATCTTCCTTCTGAACGGCCTCTAAATGCTCTTACATTATTGTCATAACCTTTAGTTTCATAAATTAATATTCCCCATTTATTATAAATTTCAACAGTATTATTTGGATAACAATCTATTCCATCTATGAAGAAGAAATCGTTTAATCCATCATTATTTGGTGACACTGCGTTGTAAATGGTTATATCACATGCTGGCAAAACTATACAATCATCGTTAATATTCAAATAAACTTCAAATATCATTGGACAATCATTATTTTCAGTTGTTACAATATATTGTAATGTATAATAACCAACAGGGATATTTGAAGGATTAAAAATATTATTATTTAATCCACCAGTCTGACTCAAATCAACCCATTCTCCATTTGTAGGAATTGAGTTACCTAATATAGTAAATAAATTTATAGGTTCATCTTGAGTACAAATAGCATATGGTATTGCATCAAATGGTTCTTCTACATTTACGTTTATTGTTTGTGTAAATATATCAGAATTTCCACAATTATCACTTACAAACCACTCTCTTACAATTACATATTCATAAATTGAAATGGTTGTAGTTTCTTCAGTAAAACTTACATTTGCTACGCCTGAACAGTTATCAATAAATTCTAAATTAGGTATTTCAGGTACACTTGAACAATTAACATTTAACTCTTCATCAATTGGGGTTATAATCGTAGGAGCTGTATTGTCGTATACTGTAATAGTTTGTGTATAACTATTGTTATTCCCACAGTCGTCAGTTATTGTCCATGTTCTTAATATTGTATAATTGCCAGCACAATTTCCTTCCTCAATATTTATAACATCATTTATTATGATATCAACTTCTGAATCACAATTATCACTAGCTTCAACTACTTCAGGACTTGGAATATCATCACAAGAAACAGAAATATCATCTGGTAATTCTGATATAAATATTGGTTCTGTTAAATCTTGCACGTTTATGGTTTGCGAAGCTGTAGAGAAGTTTCCACATGCATCTGTCGCAGTCCACGTTCTAGTGATTGAATATGATCCAGCACAATCTCCGTTAGTTGTAACATCATTATAAGTTAGAGTAAAGTCAGCACCACAATTATCAGTTGCAGTTGCTACAGCGAATACAGGAGTAGCCGGACAATTGATAGTTGAAGTAGCCGGAAGTGCTGCAATAACTGGTGCAGTATTATCTTGCACGTTTATGGTTTGCGAAGCTGTAGAGAAATTTCCACATGCATCTGTCGCAGTCCACGTTCTAGTGATTGAATATGATCCAGCACAATCTCCGTTGGTTGTAACATCATTATAAGTTAGAGTAAAGTCAGCACCACAATTATCAGTTGCAGTTGCTACAGCGAATACAGGAGTAGCCGGACAATTGATAGTTGAAGTAGCCGGAAGTGCTGCAATAACAGGTGCAGTATTATCTTGCACGTTTATGGTTTGCGAAGCTGTAGAGAAGTTTCCACATGCATCTGTCGCAGTCCACGTTCTAGTGATTGAATATGATCCAGCACAATCTCCGTTAGTTGTAACATCATTATAAGTTAGAGTAAAGTCAGCACCACAATTATCAGTTGCAGTTGCTACAGCGAATACAGGAGTAGCCGGACAATTGATAGTTGAAGTAGCCGGAAGTGCTGCAATAACTGGTGCAGTATTATCTTGCACGTTTATGGTTTGCGAAGCTGTAGAGAAATTTCCACATGCATCTGTCGCAGTCCACGTTCTAGTGATTGAATATGATCCAGCACAATCTCCGTTGGTTGTAACATCATTATAAGTTAGAGTAAAGTCAGCACCACAATTATCAGTTGCAGTTGCTACAGCGAATACAGGAGTAGCCGGACAATTGATAGTTGAAGTAGCCGGAAGTGCTGCAATAACAGGTGCAGTATTATCTTGCACGTTTATGGTTTGCGAAGCTGTAGAGAAATTTCCACATGCATCTGTCGCAGTCCACGTTCTAGTGATTGAATATGATCCAGCACAATCTCCGTTAGTTGTAACATCATTATAAGTTAGAGTAAAGTCAGCACCACAATTATCAGTTGCAGTTGCTACAGCGAATACAGGAGTAGCCGGACAATTGATAGTTGAAGTTGCCGGAAGTGCTGCAATAACAGGTGCAGTATTATCTTGCACGTTTATGGTTTGCGAAGCTGTAGAGAAGTTTCCACATGCATCTGTCGCAGTCCACGTTCTAGTGATTGAATATGATCCAGCACAATCTCCGTTAGTTGTAACATCATTATAAGTTAGAGTAAAGTCAGCACCACAATTATCAGTTGCAGTTGCTACAGCGAATACAGGAGTAGCCGGACAATTGATAGTTGAAGTAGCCGGAAGTGCTGCAATAGCTGGTGCAGTATTATCTTGCACGTTTATGGTTTGCGAAGCTGTAGAGAAGTTTCCACATGCATCTGTCGCAGTCCACGTTCTAGTGATTGAATATGATCCAGCACAATCTCCGTTAGTTGTAACATCATTATAAGTTAGAGTAAAGTCAGCACCACAATTATCAGTTGCAGTTGCTACAGCGAATACAGGAGTAGCCGGACAATTGATAGTTGAAGTAGCCGGAAGTGCTGCAATAACAGGTGCAGTATTATCTTGCACGTTTATGGTTTGCGAAGCTGTAGAGAAATTTCCACATGCATCTGTCGCAGTCCACGTTCTAGTGATTGAATATGATCCAGCACAATCTCCGTTGGTTGTAACATCATTATAAGTTAGAGTAAAGTCAGCACCACAATTATCAGTTGCAGTTGCTACAGCGAATACAGGAGTAGCCGGACAATTGATAGTTGAAGTAGCCGGAAGTGCTGCAATAACAGGTGCAGTATTATCTTGCACGTTTATGGTTTGCGAAGCTGTAGAGAAATTTCCACATGCATCTGTCGCAGTCCACGTTCTAGTGATTGAATATGATCCAGCACAATCTCCGTTAGTTGTAACATCATTATAAGTTAGAGTAAAGTCAGCACCACAATTATCAGTTGCAGTTGCTACAGCGAATACAGGAGTAGCCGGACAATTGATAGTTGAAGTTGCCGGAAGTGCTGCAATAACAGGTGCAGTATTATCTTGCACGTTTATGGTTTGCGAAGCTGTAGAGAAGTTTCCACATGCATCTGTCGCAGTCCACGTTCTAGTGATTGAATATGATCCAGCACAATCTCCGTTAGTTGTAACATCATTATAAGTTAGAGTAAAGTCAGCACCACAATTATCAGTTGCAGTTGCTACAGCGAATACAGGAGTAGCCGGACAATTGATAGTTGAAGTAGCCGGAAGTGCTGCAATAGCTGGTGCAGTATTATCTTGCACGTTTATGGTTTGCGAAGCTGTAGAGAAGTTTCCACATGCATCTGTCGCAGTCCACGTTCTAGTGATTGAATATGATCCAGCACAATCTCCGTTAGTTGTAACATCATTATAAGTTAGAGTAAAGTCAGCACCACAATTATCAGTTGCAGTTGCTACAGCGAATACAGGAGTAGCCGGACAATTGATAGTTGAAGTAGCCGGAAGTGCTGCAATAACAGGTGCAGTATTATCTTGCACGTTTATGGTTTGCGAAGCTGTAGAGAAATTTCCACATGCATCTGTCGCAGTCCACGTTCTAGTGATTGAATATGATCCAGCACAATCTCCGTTAGTTGTAACATCATTATAAGTTAGAGTAAAGTCAGCACCACAATTATCAGTTGCAGTTGCTACAGCGAATACAGGAGTAGCCGGACAATTGATAGTTGAAGTAGCCGGAAGTGCTGCAATAACTGGTGCAGTATTATCTTGCACGTTTATGGTTTGCGAAGCTGTAGAGAAATTTCCACATGCATCTGTCGCAGTCCACGTTCTAGTGATTGAATATGATCCAGCACAATCTCCGTTGGTTGTAACATCATTATAAGTTAGAGTAAAGTCAGCACCACAATTATCAGTTGCAGTTGCTACAGCGAATACAGGAGTAGCCGGACAATTGATAGTTGAAGTAGCCGGAAGTGCTGCAATAACAGGTGCAGTATTATCTTGCACGTTTATGGTTTGCGAAGCTGTAGAGAAGTTTCCACATGCATCTGTCGCAGTCCACGTTCTAGTGATTGAATATGATCCAGCACAATCTCCGTTAGTTGTAACATCATTATAAGTTAGAGTAAAGTCAGCACCACAATTATCAGTTGCAGTTGCTACAGCGAATACAGGAGTAGCCGGACAATTGATAGTTGAAGTAGCCGGAAGTGCTGCAATAACTGGTGCAGTATTATCTTGCACGTTTATGGTTTGCGAAGCTGTAGAGAAATTTCCACATGCATCTGTCGCAGTCCACGTTCTAGTGATTGAATATGATCCAGCACAATCTCCGTTGGTTGTAACATCATTATAAGTTAGAGTAAAGTCAGCACCACAATTATCAGTTGCAGTTGCTACAGCGAATACAGGAGTAGCCGGACAATTGATAGTTGAAGTAGCCGGAAGTGCTGCAATAACAGGTGCAGTATTATCTTGCACGTTTATGGTTTGCGAAGCTGTAGAGAAGTTTCCACATGCATCTGTCGCAGTCCACGTTCTAGTGATTGAATATGATCCAGCACAATCTCCGTTAGTTGTAACATCATTATAAGTTAGAGTAAAGTCAGCACCACAATTATCAGTTGCAGTTGCTACAGCGAATACAGGAGTAGCCGGACAATTGATAGTTGAAGTAGCCGGAAGTGCTGCAATAACTGGTGCAGTATTATCTTGCACGTTTATGGTTTGCGAAGCTGTAGAGAAATTTCCACATGCATCTGTCGCAGTCCACGTTCTAGTGATTGAATATGATCCAGCACAATCTCCGTTGGTTGTAACATCATTATAAGTTAGAGTAAAGTCAGCACCACAATTATCAGTTGCAGTTGCTACAGCGAATACAGGAGTAGCCGGACAATTGATAGTTGAAGTAGCCGGAAGTGCTGCAATAACAGGTGCAGTATTATCTTGCACGTTTATGGTTTGCGAAGCTGTAGAGAAATTTCCACATGCATCTGTCGCAGTCCACGTTCTAGTGATTGAATATGATCCAGCACAATCTCCGTTAGTTGTAACATCATTATAAGTTAGAGTAAAGTCAGCACCACAATTATCAGTTGCAGTTGCTACAGCGAATACAGGAGTAGCCGGACAATTGATAGTTGAAGTAGCCGGAAGTGCTGCAATAACTGGTGCGGTATTATCTTGCACGTTTATGGTTTGCGAAGCTGTAGAGAAGTTTCCACATGCATCTGTCGCAGTCCACGTTCTAGTGATTGAATATGATCCAGCACAATCTCCGTTGGTTGTAACATCATTATAAGTTAGAGTAAAGTCAGCACCACAATTATCAGTTGCAGTTGCTACAGCGAATACAGGAGTAGCCGGACAATTGATAGTTGAAGTAGCCGGAAGTGCTGCAATAACTGGTGCGGTATTATCTTGCACGTTTATGGTTTGCGAAGCTGTAGAGAAGTTTCCACATGCATCTGTCGCAGTCCACGTTCTAGTGATTGAATATGATCCAGCACAATCTCCGTTGGTTGTAACATCATTATAAGTTAGAGTAAAGTCAGCACCACAATTATCAGTTGCAGTTGCTACAGCGAATACAGGAGTAGCCGGACAATTGATAGTTGAAGTAGCCGGAAGTGCTGCAATAACTGGTGCGGTATTATCTTGCACGTTTATGGTTTGCGAAGCTGTAGAGAAGTTTCCACATGCATCTGTCGCAGTCCACGTTCTAGTGATTGAATATGATCCAGCACAATCTCCGTTAGTTGTAACATCATTATAAGTTAGAGTAAAGTCAGCACCACAATTATCAGTTGCAGTTGCTACAGCGAATACAGGAGTAGCCGGACAATTGATAGTTGAAGTTGCCGGAAGTGCTGCAATAACAGGTGCAGTATTGTCTATTTTTGTATTATATGTAACAGAATTACTGCTTCCACAACTATTTGTAACTGTTACTGTTATTACTGCATTACAGGTTCCAGAAGTAGAAGCAGTTTTAGTTAATGATTGTGAGCAATTATTTGTAGCTGTAGTCGCAGTAATTGCTGCTGCTTCAGCGCTAGAAACAGAAGAATAACATGAAGCTATACTACCTTTAGTGATAATTGGTGGACATGGAACACAGTAAGGAGGAGTTATTACATTTTGTGAAGAATTTGTACATGTAGAATTTTTGTAATCTAATCTTGTTGAACTAACTATTTGACTTCCACAAATATTTGCATTAGCTGTCAGTTGATACCTTAAGATTATTGTTTCTACATTTAAAAAATCAATATTCCATGAAATTACGTTACCCGCTAAACTATAAGTTCCTTTAGAAATTGAAATAGAGCCAGGAACTAATGTAAAATCATTACTAATTGTTTCAGTAGTAAATGGAGTTCCTGTAATTTGAGCTGCAACCCAAGATAGTTGAGTAAATATTTGAGTGTAAATTCCAGTTAAATTAGCTGCACTTTCTGTAAAAAAAGCACCACCAGATTGGACATTGTTTAAAGTATATTCTGCAGTGTTTTGATCTGAACCTGAAATTGCACCAAATAACCCAATTGCGAATATTTGATTATTATATACTGTACCAGATACAGTGGTTGTTTTTGCATTATTTGCTGCAGTAATTGTACTTTGAACACAAGATCCTCCAGTTCCAGAAGAACATGATGAG
Protein-coding sequences here:
- a CDS encoding gliding motility-associated C-terminal domain-containing protein; protein product: MKKYLLLSTPKLLSIKKYFVILFIFANFIGFTQTITPTKTVTVNPNSCSLIDVELMIQGANPINRPLEVMLVIDVSGSMGYNIQGDTNTPIDYAKDAATDFINNIFLTANNPTGLNKVGIVSFGTTATLRQGLTLASGKNGLLSIINGLNANGSTNNQDGIVKADAELTANGTFNCVTARSIVLLTDGVTNRTGPTGSSCSSGTGGSCVQSTITAANNAKTTTVSGTVYNNQIFAIGLFGAISGSDQNTAEYTLNNVQSGGAFFTESAANLTGIYTQIFTQLSWVAAQITGTPFTTETISNDFTLVPGSISISKGTYSLAGNVISWNIDFLNVETIILRYQLTANANICGSQIVSSTRLDYKNSTCTNSSQNVITPPYCVPCPPIITKGSIASCYSSVSSAEAAAITATTATNNCSQSLTKTASTSGTCNAVITVTVTNSCGSSNSVTYNTKIDNTAPVIAALPATSTINCPATPVFAVATATDNCGADFTLTYNDVTTNGDCAGSYSITRTWTATDACGNFSTASQTINVQDNTAPVIAALPATSTINCPATPVFAVATATDNCGADFTLTYNDVTTNGDCAGSYSITRTWTATDACGNFSTASQTINVQDNTAPVIAALPATSTINCPATPVFAVATATDNCGADFTLTYNDVTTNGDCAGSYSITRTWTATDACGNFSTASQTINVQDNTAPVIAALPATSTINCPATPVFAVATATDNCGADFTLTYNDVTTNGDCAGSYSITRTWTATDACGNFSTASQTINVQDNTAPVIAALPATSTINCPATPVFAVATATDNCGADFTLTYNDVTTNGDCAGSYSITRTWTATDACGNFSTASQTINVQDNTAPVIAALPATSTINCPATPVFAVATATDNCGADFTLTYNDVTTNGDCAGSYSITRTWTATDACGNFSTASQTINVQDNTAPVIAALPATSTINCPATPVFAVATATDNCGADFTLTYNDVTTNGDCAGSYSITRTWTATDACGNFSTASQTINVQDNTAPVIAALPATSTINCPATPVFAVATATDNCGADFTLTYNDVTTNGDCAGSYSITRTWTATDACGNFSTASQTINVQDNTAPVIAALPATSTINCPATPVFAVATATDNCGADFTLTYNDVTTNGDCAGSYSITRTWTATDACGNFSTASQTINVQDNTAPVIAALPATSTINCPATPVFAVATATDNCGADFTLTYNDVTTNGDCAGSYSITRTWTATDACGNFSTASQTINVQDNTAPVIAALPATSTINCPATPVFAVATATDNCGADFTLTYNDVTTNGDCAGSYSITRTWTATDACGNFSTASQTINVQDNTAPAIAALPATSTINCPATPVFAVATATDNCGADFTLTYNDVTTNGDCAGSYSITRTWTATDACGNFSTASQTINVQDNTAPVIAALPATSTINCPATPVFAVATATDNCGADFTLTYNDVTTNGDCAGSYSITRTWTATDACGNFSTASQTINVQDNTAPVIAALPATSTINCPATPVFAVATATDNCGADFTLTYNDVTTNGDCAGSYSITRTWTATDACGNFSTASQTINVQDNTAPVIAALPATSTINCPATPVFAVATATDNCGADFTLTYNDVTTNGDCAGSYSITRTWTATDACGNFSTASQTINVQDNTAPAIAALPATSTINCPATPVFAVATATDNCGADFTLTYNDVTTNGDCAGSYSITRTWTATDACGNFSTASQTINVQDNTAPVIAALPATSTINCPATPVFAVATATDNCGADFTLTYNDVTTNGDCAGSYSITRTWTATDACGNFSTASQTINVQDNTAPVIAALPATSTINCPATPVFAVATATDNCGADFTLTYNDVTTNGDCAGSYSITRTWTATDACGNFSTASQTINVQDNTAPVIAALPATSTINCPATPVFAVATATDNCGADFTLTYNDVTTNGDCAGSYSITRTWTATDACGNFSTASQTINVQDNTAPVIAALPATSTINCPATPVFAVATATDNCGADFTLTYNDVTTNGDCAGSYSITRTWTATDACGNFSTASQTINVQDNTAPVIAALPATSTINCPATPVFAVATATDNCGADFTLTYNDVTTNGDCAGSYSITRTWTATDACGNFSTASQTINVQDLTEPIFISELPDDISVSCDDIPSPEVVEASDNCDSEVDIIINDVINIEEGNCAGNYTILRTWTITDDCGNNNSYTQTITVYDNTAPTIITPIDEELNVNCSSVPEIPNLEFIDNCSGVANVSFTEETTTISIYEYVIVREWFVSDNCGNSDIFTQTINVNVEEPFDAIPYAICTQDEPINLFTILGNSIPTNGEWVDLSQTGGLNNNIFNPSNIPVGYYTLQYIVTTENNDCPMIFEVYLNINDDCIVLPACDITIYNAVSPNNDGLNDFFFIDGIDCYPNNTVEIYNKWGILIYETKGYDNNVRAFRGRSEGRSTLNKNEGVPDGTYYYILKYVDEENKSHDKAGYLYVSK